Below is a window of Poecilia reticulata strain Guanapo linkage group LG8, Guppy_female_1.0+MT, whole genome shotgun sequence DNA.
tttatttcttctgtcaGACATTCATCATGACTCTCTGCCCTCTGTATGGGTGTTGGTGTTGCTGAAAAACCAGCAGTCTCTGTTCTCATGTTTTCCTCCtggctgtatttttttccctggaAAGCGGACTCCTCTCCTTATGTCTCTAATCCTTGAATTCTTTGCTTGGTTGTTTGGGAATTTTCAGAAGTTTATTTTGTCACACACTAGACACTCGTTTgcgagtgtgtatgtgtggtcAAATAAATGGCAGATTGATGGCCATACTCACAAAGCCCTGTGTTGAGATAAGAGCGTTCACATCCCTGTGTGTCCCAACTAAACAGACAGTGAACTTCTCCCCCGGTTACTAATAGCATGAGCTCACTTTTTACCCGATATACAACTAGAGTTTTGTGAATATGgtggtttttgttgctttttcacacTGGATAAAGCGTGCGTGTGCCCAGACCTGCTCTCTATATAGATGTATTTATTTGGGTATTTATGCTGAGAGTGTGCGTGTTGCTCATATTGTATTTGAAATGTAACTGGAGCGCTGCTTAACAAACTAACAGAATTGTTTCCCAATGATCCCCCAATATCCTGCTTTGTGATTAGCAGCCAACACACCGTCAGCACCTTTAGCTCTGATGCCACCACCGCCATCTAACACAACCCCGGTGAACGGTGTGGGTCGCCTGCAGATGAAACTCCATCTGCACGGTCTGCAGCAAAATGCCACCGACCTCCGCAAACAGCTCGGTCAGCTTCGCAAGATACAGGTATCCACAGTTTAAACAGTTTATCTATTTCAGAAACACTTTCCTGTTCACTCCTGAAGATATGTACCTTAGAGATATTGccatttaatttggaaaacttATGTTAAAATTCTCATTCTCTTTAATGCATGATAATAAAATCTCATTTCCAACTGTCATTCACAAACACTGTGAGGTTTTGTTGATTGAAACGTGGTTGTAGCAGCGTCATGCTGTctggatgcttttcttcatcagGCATCGGGGAGTTGATGAAAGTTTATGAGAAGATGtagttaaaaacagaacaatccTGGAAGATAATCtgttaaaaactgcaaaagattTGAGTTTAGGACAGAGGATCTGTAGCAAAGCTGGAAAATACATGTTAAGGGTGAGGCAAGCTGCTTCGATTGGCTTTAGTTTAtctttttatgcttgttttttttttaccatttggAATCCTTGTTAGTTTGCCGTTGCAGGAAATTACACTTGGCATTCATAAACACAACTCTAAGCATCTGCTGGCTGAGGATATATTAAGATTATTGGAGCYGACAGCTGTGTTCTCTGCTGACTCTGTTAGATACAGATATCTGTATCTACCTTGCAGATCTTTTTATGAATTGCATTTCATTAACATAAACACATCTTGTTCTTGCACTTCCTGAAATCCTACGGGATTGTGGGAAGGAAATCGTCACCTTCCCTGACACTCAAATGAATACAGTCTACAAACTTACAGCTTAGTTCACACAGTCTTAGGATATGACCTAACAGTGTTTTGAGTGGTTATTGGGGTTATATTAGCTGAACTTTAATGAATCAAGCTTTGCAGAGAGAAAGATAGAGCATTATAAATAATCATCTTTCAAAGTGACAGGGAGGAATATTAAATTTTATGTGCAGCTCAAAGCAATACAAGTGTACACATAAAAGTTTGATCAGCTACAAGCCTTTCCCGAGACAACGTTCTGATGACTGTGCATAATTCACAGTCTTGTGAACATCTCTTGATAACAACTTTCAACTGTAGAAGTGGCCTGTGGAAAAGCAGGCTTTGTAGATTTTGCAGAGGAATCAGCAAAGCTGTTTTAGTTTGAACTCAaccattttatagcaaataCACAATATCTTGATAAGTGTAAACAGAGTCCTCATTTTTTTGGAGTGTTCAGTCCAATTTTAGTGTTTAGAAATCAGAAGATTGTAAATTGCTTCAAAATATCACAAATTACTCATGAGGTTACTTTTTCATTAAGTTCCTCGCTGTTTTGGAACTTAATGTTTTGGCTCTCACTTatgaaaactttataaaaatatcaatatattttagatGAAATCTGGAACAACATCCAGATTTCAACAATATGCTGGGCAGAAATGGTGTCCAAGTGGGAATTCCAAGACTGATAGCGCTGCTGACGAGACAAAAAGTGGAACTTTTTCAAAGCAGTCCATCTTGTTTCATCTGTCATAAAACTAATGCAAGattcagtaaaagaaaatcttcctGACAAGAACGCTTGATTTTTCCCAGCATCACCTTCAGGCTGTTCAGGCTCAAAAATCCTCTTAATGAGGCCTTATTAAAGCCTACAAAGATGATTGGACtaaatttttttctgctattaaaatttctttaatgaactgaaacatttttaaaaaattaggtCTTATCATAGGATTCATTTTCTGAAGTTGTCAGTGTGAGATCATGTTGTTACtataaaaattaatgaattttaagactttgtacTCATGTTTCCCATATTGCCAATAGTTATGGAGCTACTGCAGTATGCAGGCggctttcagttttttatgttcACTTCAGTACTACCTATTGTAAATACCACCTGCAAGAAACTTTGCTGCAGTGCACATTAGGGGTATTCCATTTTGCTTGGACTGCAGTGGTACAATATCGAAGCTAAGTTTGTAGTTTGTAGTGTTCTGAAGCGATTCGGACAGATTGGTTTGATTGGTGTATTTgcagaggaaataaagaaaaaagggaCTAAGAGGCACTGAGTGTTTCAGAGCTGCTATTTGTTTCTCCGCAATGATCAAGGATTTCTTGAAGTTGTTAAGTAGCAAAACAGCTACAGCTGTGATGTACACAGAGAGGAAAGTTTATTGTTTGCATGTATATTTGTCCGAGTATGACCTCTACACCTGGGTTACTGTTGTTGCCCAAGGCACTGGCCTTCTGCTTCAATTTTGCATGAGGCATATGAATTATACATAAAGTCAAGGAAAAGGATGAGCAGTTAAAATTTAGAGACGAGGCAGCGCACTGgaagattaaaaacatgtaaatgcattaaatatttttacttaaatttttgCTGAACTCCAGAGTATACATGAGTGCAGCTGCTGGCAGTATACAGCAGTGGGGAATACAGTGTTATTCTGCATGTTAGTGATACTGTTGTCTTGCTCAAACAGAAGGctgataaattattaattttttctggCTTAGCAGGTGATTTCAAACCGGGGTGTTGTGTTACGTGGAGCAGACCTGCAGAATGTTGCATTTATAACACAGACAGAGAGCTCAGTTCATGCTCAAGTGATTCTGCCATGggcattctttgtttttctcagaacgTCTGAACTCAGTGTTAGGAgaaatattttgtgcaaattaaaatttaagcaaaacaaGTGTGGAAAGTCTCAAAATTCTCAAAATAAGTGTGtacattattttttcctcactgcACTGATGAtgttctctgcagctgcagaattTATATCTTTAATGATGTCTTGTTGTTTGAAGATCAGCAACATAAACTGTTAATAATTCCAACAACTTTAACTTTGTCAACCTTTGTTAGGCTACAACAACGAACTTtgatggagggaggaggggtGTGTGAAGTTATGAACCACCACAGAAATGACTaagtggatgaaaaaaaaagtgttttttttattttaaaattaaaatttagaatttttattAATCCCCCTTATtctgacacccctaaataaacCCAAGTGCATCTGAATACCTTCAAAATTCCCCATGTAAATAAACAGGGTCTACTGATGTAAAAGTTATTCAAAGTATAAAATTAATGCAAGGGCTGTGAATACTTCTACAAGGCACAGTCCAATACTTTGCAAGGTTTGTGAGCATTCTTGTCTTCCTgttatgttgattttaaatgtgctttttttgtgtgaagaTGGAGAACCAGGATTCAGTGCGAACTCTGCTGAAACGGACCGAGGCTGAGCTGAACGTACGCGTAGCAGATGCCCTGCGGAAGCAAGAAGATCCTTTGCAGAGACAACGCCTCCTTGTGGAGGAGGAAAGACTCAAGTACCTCAATGAAGAAGAACTCATCATTCAGCAGCTCCAGTCAGTCACCTAAGATTACTAAAACcataaagtaaaacaacttACTGTCTAAATCCAAAAACTTTGTATCAATATTTTGTTCTGTAAtggaaagtttttattttgcatttttatgtggCAACAATGTGTGATTTTGTCCTCTATTCTGTTTGAAGTGTAGCAAAAGTTATACGTTAGACATGAATTGGTACGtcagaaatgagaaaagttcAGCTTTTGCAGCTTGATGAATTATAGAATGACTCGGTGATATCAAGAAATTTAACTGTAATTAAGCCCGACAATGGACAAGATGCTTATTAAGATCTGAAATACATAGCTGTCCAGTAACTAATTAGAATGACTGCAAAGATGAGAGTGAGAGCTACCTTGAGATTAAATCAACAGATATTGTAAGTTGCTTCGCTCTTATGTGTGGAATTGCTAAGCCCCTATATCACTGCACAATTCTGAATAATTGGTTGAACTCTTGGAGATCTTTGCTAatcagtatttgtttttcttccacaccAAATGTAGCCACCTGCTTTCATTCATTACCTACTCTGCTTTTAATAAAGGAATGCTGTTTGGCCTTGCAGTTAACATAACAGCgttataattttatatttgcatAAAGTCTGTGCTCTTGAAGATATGATAGGTACATAATTGGCCTATTTTTTTAGTCACAATTTATGCAAATAGCTTTTCAGATACCACTGTATACTCCTTCAGTTCAGCTGTCCATAACTAGTTGATAAACAGGCTGTTTATTGGCAGCAGATTAATCGACACATTTCTGATGTGATCAAGTTTTAATTCGAATAAAACTtgattataaaagaaaaatccctgATGCTCAACCTTCTGTTTGTTCTGTCTCAGTGACCTGGAGAAATCAGTGGAGGAGATCCAGAAGGAGTCGTCTGTCAACCACAAGCTGGTGTCAGtgcaggagctggaggagaaggcTACAGTTCTGAGAAAGCTGGGAGAAACACTCACAGAGTTGAAAAGTGAGTCACGCTGGCACATCCCTCACACTGTGCACTGcacaacacagaaaacagtCGTCTAGTAGTCAGTTTATTTTCCACTAATTACTCACTGAGGCGCTGATAATCTTTTAGTCACCCGCAGCCAGTCTGCAATGTTTAATCGCTCTCGCATTGCTCATTGTATGAATGAACTTGCTTGACCGTTCAGTAGCTCAAAAAGTGGGACATTTAATTAACTTGAAAAGCTTTCGGTATCCTTGAGAGGTGTTTTGTAAAAGCATGCCTGTTTTGTGTCGctcctctgcttttcttctACAGATCAATTCCCGAGCCTGCAGAGCAAGATGCGGGTGGTGCTGCGGGTGGAGGTGGAAGCTGTGAAATTCCTCAAAGAAGAGCCGCACAGACTAGATGCCCTGTTAAAACGCTGCAAGACTATAACTGACACCCTCGCCACAATGCGCAAGTATGAAACTGCTCTGAAGGTGGAGAACAGCACATTTGGCAGCTTTAGGCTCAGACTGAAGTGTCGAGCAAGCCGATACAGTGATGTGAAGAAGTGTTTCCCTCTTGCAGATTTCTGTGGTAGGATTGGTTAAGCCAGCTTAGTAAAGGTTTACCACTGTTTCAttctttctccatttgtggataatagCTCTCACTGTGGTTTGTTGGCATCCCAAAGGCTTAGAAATGGGTTTGTAACCCTTTTCAGACTGATAGATATTGatgactttgtttctcttctcttcttgGATTTCCTTAGATCAGAACGTAATGTGTTGCTTCTtgagttattttaactttcttctAGAAGTGATCTGACTATGGAAACCAAACCAAATAAATATGGTTAATCACAAGGATGAGTTAACTAGAGGGCAGTTATATTTACACATAGCGCAAGGTTGGATTGgacagtttatttttcctcattaaacaGTTTGGAGTAAGTTTTGACATCTCCCTTAAATTTGATatattctgtatttaaaaaatccactttgatttgaaatatttaagcatGTCAAATGGCAAAATCAGAAGACTCCAAACCTTTACGGGAAAGAAGCATTCAGTAATTCTTTTTTCATGGCACTAAATGCagatttgaatgtattttattaggtttCATtgataataatttgttttgaagaaataaCACTCCAAACTTTAAAGGGAAAGAAGCATCCAGTAATCATAAATTCCAGCTGAAAGTactttcaaagctgtttttattctcataaagAGTGAAGAGTGAAGGGGATTTCCTTATCAGGTTTAGTCCTGAAAAGCTTCTTAATAATCTTAATTATTCTCAGTAATAATCTTCTCACACTCAAGTTTAAAGGGAACATTTCACAGGCTTGATGaaggatttttttgtcttcttcctTGTCTTGCCAGGCAAGCAAATGAAGGGGTTTGGAAAAAGCAGGACAACTTTTCTAGCCCCTCATCAAAGCACAATGACGACTTGCAAAAATTTTCGAGTTTTGACATTCCTACCAGTCCACCACTAACTATCAATGACATCGGAGGAGGTAATAGCCTGTCTAACTGGAGCCCTCACTCGAGCCTCAGCCGTGGTCTCGGAAACCCGTCCGGTCCTCATAAGGACAATCATCCTCCTATTCCTCACAAAGGCAAagccctggaggagctggagcggCGGGCTGCCGCTGACAAAGCTTTGTCAATGGAAGTCCGACTGGTAGGGCAAtttctttaattacatttttctttatttctctaaaaCGCATTTCACCCCAAAAACAGTTGGTGGAAGTTGTTCCAGGAGTGTCTGCTTATCTGTGTGTCCTTTATATACCTGTGTTACTTGGTCTTtagagaattttaaaaaatgagcagCCATGGAGAGTTTGTTTATGGCTTAAGAATATGTGCGCTGACACTGCTATCCACATGGGATCTTGTCAGTACTCTGgcagtaaaaaaagtatttaccaaATAGCTGAAACAAATAATCCACACTTTccaatgaataaatgaataccTACACCAAATACCTGCACGAATTAAGGCTCCCAGAAGAATAAAACTCACACACACCTCAAAATTGCACATATATCAGGTTGacaagaaaaagaggaaaagcttAAGGCTTCAGTgctaatgtaaaatgtatttgtcatGCTGTTAAAGAGAAGCACTGGTGTCAGGGAGGATAAGGAGGAAAAAGCACAAGCCGTGGCCCATAGCCCTTGgtatgttatttttgttatgttaAGTGCAACTCAGCTTATTGTGACTTGGGGGGTTTCATCTCATGGTGATCGgtgaaaaaacataaaccttTTGGAATTTGAGTCTTTCTGATTGCCCCTGTCAAGATATGCACTGTGCcaatttaaaattattgcaCAACATGGCACACTGAGTGCTGCACAGAAAACATCCTCTTATGCTGCTGGTGGgttaataaaaatactgataGTTGTTTATGTGTGCAAAAATCCAGTCATCAATTGTAAGACTACTTTATTCGCTGTAATGCGAATAATTATTTCTCCACTTAATAATTTGAATGTTATAAATAATTCtctacatgatttttttaatcaaatgatttaaaaaaacaacattacttattttacatcttttgaGAGAGGCCTTTCTCATTTCCTATGAAAATATACTTATTggctaagcaaaaaaaaagcgTCAAATTATTAAAAGTTGCTGCATGCAGTGTGCAGCTGTGACACCCATGTCCATTGTGACTGGACAGCCAAGGCAGCTCCAGCTAAAAACCTATTTGGCCAGCACTAAAATTTCAGTATCTATAGATTTGCTTTCATGCTGAAATTCAATTTTCCCAATTTGCTGGAATCCAGTAACATTTGATTGGTCTTGGAGATTTTGATAGCCATCTGGCAGTCTTAATCTGATGTGAAACAGGCCTCAGACAACACTATTATGGTTGCCATCATTCACTTTGCAGGCGGCAGAGCGGGACTGGGAGGAGAAGCGGGCCAGTCTTACACAGTACAGTGCTCAGGACATCAACCGCCTACTGGAGGAGACCCAGGCTGAGCTGATGAAGGCTATTCCAGACCTGGACTTTGCTGCCAAGCAGATCAAGCCCTCTTCCAACACACCATCAACCCAGAACCCTCAGAGTGCGGCGTCAACAACAGAGCACCGCAGTAGCAAGCCACAAAACAAGCTTTCAGCAAAAGAGGGGGGTTCCAGGCGTGGCTCTGGTAAGGCTATGACTTTCAAAAGTATGaatcacaatatttactgcaaccagttttgttaatttataagcttcactgtcatgttttttttttttttcacttttccagATGAGCTGACAGTACCACGATATCGCACAGAAAAACCGTCCAagtctccccctcctcctccgcctAGACGTAGTTTCCCCTCATCTCCAGGAGTGACATCTCGCAGTGGAGAGCCATTAATTCCTGGAAAAAGCATAAAGGTACAAGAGAAAGAAACCATCAAATCAATACAGTCttatgaaaattaatttgttcatttgctgaatattttttgttcattaggACTTTGCACTTTGCtgcttttcatcatgttttaatcatttttgttttattagaaatcAGAATCTGAAGAGAATGACATTCAAAAGCCTCATATAAAACTGAGGAGGACCATGTCCGAAAACCCTCGCCCTGCATCGACACCCCCAACGCTCGCCTCTGGAGAGAAGGAACaaggagaggaggaaaagatCGCTGCCGAGCTTGAGGTAAATGAAATGTGGATTGTTCATCAATTTGATTATACTTTAATCGCAATAATGTTGCTCAATCAATGGCCAAACTTCACTTTATAGCTATGAACCTGACATCCACAAAGTGCCAAGGGGCTGCAAGAGTACATACACACTCTAAGGGCATTTGCAGATACGCTCATCATCATTACCACATGTTCAAGCAGCAGGTGCCATATGTCCCTCCTGCCCCTGGCACCGAGAAAGCCCAAAGATCGCATAATGCTCAGTCGCACACATCATCACCCAGGACTCACAGATAGACAGATGGACCCTGAGAGCtgtgtgttctgtgtttaaGATGGGCTGCCTGGAAACTTGATGCAACAAAGACTTAATAACACTTGATTTGGATTTGTCagtggttgttgttttgttacCGTGACGTTCTTTTAACCTCCGTTTTGCCTCCCTAGCTGTTCGAGAGAGCCCCAGTAAGGCTCTCTCGCCCTACTTCACTTTTCGTCCCCGTTAGTCCACACATCAGGAAAAACACTTCCCCCTCCAGGCTAGCCGTGTCGCCTCTTGAGGCCTCTGAGGTAACACGCTGGCTGGCCATGAACAGTCTGGATTGTTCCCCCATGTCTCTTTTACTTCTTAACTACCTTCACTGTAACTACTGCTCAGTTTTTGACCACATGCTCTTTTAGCCTTCTTGGCTTAAGCCTCATGGTCACACAACTGCTGCTGATTTACTTTCGACATTCATGCGCAAACAAGAAatcctgaaaacattttgcacaagCTTTACACTCATTAGAGGGTTAAACTGATAATTATTATGTGTGACTGTGCACTAATTGTATCTACCAGACTGTCATAATTTATCGCAAGATATCGCGAATAAATGTGTGTCAAAACATTATTATTCCTAACTCAAGTCTAAAGTGGATGAATTGTGATGAAAACAAGAGGATAATTGCTACCTTAAACTTGCAAAAGCTTTTGTTCAGATCCGATTAAATACCTGGAAAACTTTTAAGCAATGATCcaaattttggtaaatttttaaattcagtgtttttcagaTCCACTGTGTTCTCTAAAACGCTGAATTTCCTGATTGAAGGACAAATAAAGAATTAATATTATGATTAATTCTGCTTTGAGATTTATAACTCATCATAATTGGCTCTATATAGCTCTTTGTGTGTTCAGGTTGTGAAATTTTATGTCAATAAAGTGGGTCGTACCATGTACTGACAAAAATGGTTTTCAATAAGATTGGCACTAGCAAACTTATTGAAACAGTCACTTCATATTGGAAAAATCCAATTAAAGGTTgaaattttctaaaagtttcagTGTGACAGCATaccaaatacaataaaaaacacaattattttatAACTGTTTCAGACATTTCTACTTTTGGTGTTGATACGTTTGGAAAGAATGTGCAGAAAATCCATGGCATTTAGACACCCAGTTGAGGAAGCAgagaacaaaaagtaaaacctgAATTATATTCAAAGGAATGGAGGCATAATTTTCCTTATGGGATCATCAACCTGCTACATTTAGTATTATTGGATTGAGAGCAAATGAACCTATCCTGTTTCCTACCTTTTTCCCTTGCATGTGATTTTTGTAATTAGGTCCCAAACCTATTTGTGCATGTATGCTAATTATAAATGCATACATATGCATAGGTTGTCATATCTTTCaagtttgtaaagtttttcttacattttttgtagaGGTTTAACTATTTCATGTGTTTCTATTTATATATTAAGTGCTTTCTTTATTTATAGGAAAGGAACTTATCTCCAGTCCCCCACATCGTGTTGACAGAATGTTTGCCAGACTCACTCACTGCTGCAGAAAATCCTGTCAGAGATTTAGCAAATTACTCTGTACAAGATAATCCAGCACCCAATTTGTGCAATCAACTTATGGTCCACAAGAATGTGCTTTCAAGGGAAATACCTTCAGAAGAAAGCGAACGTGTTCTCAAACAAGACCAAGAAATCTCCCTGCTTCTGACAGACATGGAGATGAGATGGGTGTCTCCTCACGAAGTTCAGGAACTGAAGAGTATAGACCTTAAAACTCTAACTGTTTCAGCGCAgaataaagacatttctgaagCACAGCTGAATGAACGGCCTGTTCTTATAGTTTTCAGGGAGGAAAAATCACTGAAAGATACATACAGACTGCTGTATTCCCTGCTAAAGTCATCCAATCCAGTTCCTAAACCGAGATTAAGATCCTCCCACCAACTCACCCAGCAACAATCCCTAATGGAGGCTCTAAGAAGAGGGATTGAAACAGGGGACGACGTGCTAAAGTTTCAGCATGCTGATGACGTCAGAATACAGCAAAGTAATTGTGATTCTAAAGGTGGCTCATCAAGTCAGAGGAGGTTGACACAGGAGGTCCGATTCAGCACCTACCAGAGGCTGGACAGTTTGGAGGAGACGATTCGAGAGCTTGAGAACACCTTAATAGAGATCAGTAGCCATCCCACGAGAGAGACGCTCTACACTGAGTCAGCCACCAGAAGTATTCCAGCACAGCATACTGGGAGTCTGATGCCAGAGACCAGGAGGCCACCAGTTCCACCCAAACCAGCATCAATTCAGGTCCAttatttgttgctgctgctgctgtgtacATCTGTCGCTCTGAAGTAGCATGctctgttttccttcttctcaGCAGATGACTACTGGAACTTCTCTTTCAAGCCTCTGATGTCTGCTCCCTGACTCATTCagcatgtaattttatttaagatcAAAAATATGTACAGAGGACAGACAACAGACTCCCTGTCTTCTTCTCTGTTCTGTTCTTCAAACTGGAGCTGCTCTCCTGCTGAGCCATGCAACAGTAATTATTTCCCTTCCAATCTTCTCCGACACTTGCTCGTTTCTCCTCTCCTGTTAAATATATGCATAGGTAACGCctgaactttattatttttattttttgcttatgaGCCTTGCCTTGAAATCAACTTCCTTTTCCTCCTGCAAAGCAGTTAACAATACcatcatttgaattttttacCAACCTTCAGggcatattttacattttcctaaATTGTGCATTAAAGGGCATTGCCACTGCATGTgcaatgagatttttttttgtactgttctCACAAGGCAATGAAATACATTTGGGTTGCCTCTTTTACATAAGATTATTGAAGATTGAAGATTATTGAAGATAAAATTGTTTTGAGGGGTTATTATGCAGAGAAACCAAAGTCTGTTTCCTATTCCGTAGCCTAATATTGCTTATGACCATGCAATGAACTTCTTGTCCTCGGCTATAATGAGCAGCCACTTTTCATCTCACCTTCAGCTGACCGCAAAGCGACAAAAGCTTAGCAATTAGCAAAAGGCTTAAAGCATCCCTAGTACAGCTGTCTTCGTGCCGAGATGACTTGACAGTTTGCGTAGTATTGACTCTTGCCTGGAAAGCATCCTCCCACTGAAATACTTGACAGTCGCTGTCATAGCGAGTTTCAGCCCTCTGATGTGGAGCCATGGAGCGTTCCTACGGGAATGGCTGAGGATTACAGAGTCTTCACACATTATTTCATCACTCCAGCTTCAATCACGTTGATCATTCCAACAGAACCCTTTACCCTGTTCTGGTCCAACATGTACTGCAAACTAAATTCAGACAAGAAGTCTCCCTTCTTACTCAATTGTGGTTCACATTTccgaaaagaaaaacaagttgaaCTTAACCTAACGGACAGCCAATTTACTGAGTATTAACAATTTGGCCTAGTCCATACGTAGCTGGATATGAATACATCTTTATTTGCTTTGCCTTTCATCCACtcaaaaattcaattttatGTCACTGAAAACgattatttataaaatctcTGACCAAAGTGGAGATCTGAGAAAATTCTGTATTTGCGTGTGTTGAGAAATGGAGTTTTAGGGTCCCGTGCATCAGTCAGCAACCAATAATGAACCAATATATCCACACACTGTCTTTGACATGATCCCCAATTGACATTGTCTCATATTTTACTAATTTTGTATtataatatgttttttacaacAGGTGTAACCTAAATATCTGTCCACATAAATGGGCCTCCTGGCGCCATGTTTAATTCGTAACAGGAAATCAGGGTTTTGAaggattctgattggttgacacAGGCTTTAACTTTGTGCTACAATGCCCTTGCTGCATTTGGCATGTTTGAAATAACACACAGTGAgttcatgtggatgaaaacttttctgaaaatgattgaggacgcattttatttttattgtttttaaatgatcataTTAGTTTTTATAAGTGTACGGACAAGGCCTAAGATTTGTAAGGTAAGAAAACAGAGAATTGACAaagtaaagtggaaggaaaattatacatgattgtcaacatttttacaaataattatcTGAAAGGTCTatcatgcatttgtattcagctcacCATTAAAGCTGATGATCTTCAATAAAATCCACTAATCAATTACGATTTGAGTTGTGAAGGACACACAGGTCTATTAGGAAACATTAGTGAAAAGACACCGTCATGAATGCCAAAGAAGTCAGCAAACTGGTCAGCGATAAAATTGTGGAGAACTTTGGACGATAGCAGGGGAGGAGGGTTATTTACTAAAATTAAAGTGGGAGAGCGTGTAGACAGTAATCTATTGGTTGTGCAGAAATATGAGGTCAGCGGAAGAGTGACAATGCCACAATATAACGAAAGCCATATAGACAGATCAAAGTTTCCCATGCTTCTTAAGGAACACATCAAATATGTGGAAGAATATGTGACTAAACTAAACATAGTCGCCTAAATGCAAAATagtgtgaaggaaaacaaacactgtaCATCACTTTGGACATACTGGAGTAAAACACATTGATGACAGCAACATAATGTGGAGCTGCTTCAACTACAAAAGTCATggtggtcagagttgatgggaagatagATGGAGCTGTACTTTGGACGTCCACGGTGTACAA
It encodes the following:
- the srcin1a gene encoding SRC kinase signaling inhibitor 1 isoform X2; protein product: MKDGERMKGGSKEQKIKKWFTRKWTANAGACYPKQDPERGGSHMISTDDLEYPREYRTLGNSGRRFSNVGLVHTSEHRHTVSAAQSLEALTNLHKADMERKRDAFMDHLKSKYQQQQQQQQQQQQQLQHSHHSPHHNPPSPSPSHASMRGSSDRSAREQQQPNYWSFKSRSPRHSQSTQSGLADQAAKLSFASAESLETMSEADMPLGFNRMNRFRQSLPLSRSASQNKLRSPDEFSGVLFLQYGDETRRVHITHELSSMDTLHALIVHMFPQKLTVGMLKSPNTAILIKDEARNVFYELEDVRDIQDRSIIKIYRKEPIYASYPAAAHLANGDLRREMVYSSRESSPTRRLNTLPSSSTSAPSGSPSRSRLSYSGGRTPSFSGNHPQHEQPRHPHHPPGGHGANMGLSPSPSAILERRDVKPDEEVSAKKLALMKNEALYADPYSLMNEGRLSIASTQSLAAIGDPFSYPVTTGLYRRGSVRSLSTYSAAALQGDLEDSFYKPGGSLYSDTYSSATLGMGFRMPPSSPQKIPDMQLRDRDSYSTSPRPSPVRQTFRKDSASSSVFVESPKSRPSSSSEPGFGPSLSGQDADTSRDHRLERMEAMEKQIASLTGLVQSVLTRAPDSDSTCGLLRLCMMAGCPPDQGTEFSRPLPFSSSEKTETNSDGSATGTGRQKKKANTPSAPLALMPPPPSNTTPVNGVGRLQMKLHLHGLQQNATDLRKQLGQLRKIQMENQDSVRTLLKRTEAELNVRVADALRKQEDPLQRQRLLVEEERLKYLNEEELIIQQLHDLEKSVEEIQKESSVNHKLVSVQELEEKATVLRKLGETLTELKNQFPSLQSKMRVVLRVEVEAVKFLKEEPHRLDALLKRCKTITDTLATMRKQANEGVWKKQDNFSSPSSKHNDDLQKFSSFDIPTSPPLTINDIGGGNSLSNWSPHSSLSRGLGNPSGPHKDNHPPIPHKGKALEELERRAAADKALSMEVRLAAERDWEEKRASLTQYSAQDINRLLEETQAELMKAIPDLDFAAKQIKPSSNTPSTQNPQSAASTTEHRSSKPQNKLSAKEGGSRRGSDELTVPRYRTEKPSKSPPPPPPRRSFPSSPGVTSRSGEPLIPGKSIKKSESEENDIQKPHIKLRRTMSENPRPASTPPTLASGEKEQGEEEKIAAELEERNLSPVPHIVLTECLPDSLTAAENPVRDLANYSVQDNPAPNLCNQLMVHKNVLSREIPSEESERVLKQDQEISLLLTDMEMRWVSPHEVQELKSIDLKTLTVSAQNKDISEAQLNERPVLIVFREEKSLKDTYRLLYSLLKSSNPVPKPRLRSSHQLTQQQSLMEALRRGIETGDDVLKFQHADDVRIQQSNCDSKGGSSSQRRLTQEVRFSTYQRLDSLEETIRELENTLIEISSHPTRETLYTESATRSIPAQHTGSLMPETRRPPVPPKPASIQGGNNPNIGKIHSSAASKLKHLQQNSTEKTKSGKKEDLQKMQSLQQQ